In one Kitasatospora cineracea genomic region, the following are encoded:
- a CDS encoding phage holin family protein — MKNFVIKTLVNAAAIWVAAWIVTGITLSGDDWQHKALTVIGVALVFGVINFLIKPLVKLFSLPLFFLTLGLITFVINALMLWLTSWASDKLSLDFHVEGFWSALLGALIISLVSWGLNLALNED; from the coding sequence ATGAAGAATTTCGTGATCAAAACGCTCGTCAACGCGGCGGCCATCTGGGTCGCCGCCTGGATCGTCACCGGGATCACGCTCTCGGGGGACGACTGGCAGCACAAGGCGCTCACCGTGATCGGGGTCGCCCTGGTCTTCGGGGTGATCAACTTCCTGATCAAGCCGCTGGTGAAGCTGTTCTCGCTGCCGCTGTTCTTCCTCACACTGGGTCTGATCACCTTCGTGATCAACGCCCTGATGCTCTGGCTGACCTCCTGGGCCTCGGACAAGCTGAGCCTGGACTTCCACGTCGAGGGCTTCTGGTCGGCGCTGCTCGGCGCGCTGATCATCAGCCTGGTGTCCTGGGGCCTCAACCTGGCCCTCAACGAGGACTGA
- a CDS encoding DUF5326 family protein, which translates to MAELWKSLPSWVRNIVVPILLLVIAWKIFWTIVGVVAGIVGFAINVLVLVGIAAAVVILIKKAAKN; encoded by the coding sequence ATGGCCGAGCTCTGGAAGTCGCTGCCCTCGTGGGTGCGCAACATCGTGGTCCCGATCCTGCTGCTGGTGATCGCCTGGAAGATCTTCTGGACCATCGTCGGCGTGGTCGCCGGCATCGTGGGCTTCGCCATCAACGTGCTGGTCCTGGTCGGCATCGCCGCGGCCGTGGTGATCCTGATCAAGAAGGCCGCCAAGAACTAG
- the tenA gene encoding thiaminase II, with protein MKLTDELWAAAEPTYRRILDHPFLLGLADGTLPRAAFRHFVVQDSHYLRDYARALAVCAAKAPGEDEVLAFCNDAVGAIAAEQEMHGEFTAALGGPADGDEAVLPTTRAYTSYLLATAYGGSFAEALGAVLPCYWIYARVGEELARRSSPEPLYAKWIAAYGDEGFQSVVRRVLDLTDRIGAELSAAERRRVVEHFTTTSRYEWMFWDAAWRGETWPV; from the coding sequence GTGAAGCTCACCGACGAACTGTGGGCGGCCGCCGAGCCGACCTACCGCCGGATCCTCGACCACCCCTTCCTGCTCGGCCTCGCCGACGGCACCCTCCCGCGCGCCGCGTTCCGGCACTTCGTCGTCCAGGACTCCCACTACCTGCGCGACTACGCCCGGGCGCTGGCCGTCTGCGCCGCCAAGGCGCCCGGCGAGGACGAGGTACTGGCCTTCTGCAACGACGCGGTCGGCGCGATCGCCGCCGAGCAGGAGATGCACGGCGAGTTCACGGCCGCGCTCGGCGGCCCGGCCGACGGCGACGAGGCGGTGCTGCCCACCACCCGGGCCTACACCTCCTACCTGCTGGCCACCGCGTACGGCGGCTCCTTCGCCGAGGCGCTCGGCGCCGTCCTGCCCTGCTACTGGATCTACGCCCGGGTCGGCGAGGAGCTGGCCCGCCGCTCCTCCCCCGAGCCGCTCTACGCCAAGTGGATCGCCGCCTACGGCGACGAGGGCTTCCAGAGCGTGGTGCGCCGCGTCCTGGACCTCACCGACCGGATCGGCGCGGAGCTGTCCGCGGCCGAACGGCGGCGCGTGGTCGAGCACTTCACCACCACCTCGCGCTACGAGTGGATGTTCTGGGACGCCGCCTGGCGCGGCGAGACCTGGCCGGTCTGA
- a CDS encoding IclR family transcriptional regulator, with product MSMHRTGRPAGRTTAPAADGAIRAPRAPTLITSVQRALRLLEEVGSHVHGATAKQLARSAGLPLGTTYHLLRTLAHEGYLRREDGRFYYGDSVGGISRADTRQSERVRLHGRMEELRDELGAAVYYAVYQDGEVRLVDVVSGTGQPQVEEWADFRATAHAHAIGLCLLSQLGAEERLDHLSRYRPAALTPSTSGDVRTVLRRLERVRPTMPVLERQEYALGTVCAAVPITVGSVVATMAISLPLEQGDRLGPAAARLRCLVGAMFPAFVRGGGGGAVG from the coding sequence ATGAGCATGCACCGGACCGGGCGACCGGCAGGGCGGACCACGGCCCCCGCGGCCGACGGCGCGATACGCGCGCCGCGGGCGCCCACCCTGATCACCTCGGTGCAGCGCGCCCTGCGCCTGTTGGAGGAGGTCGGCTCGCACGTCCACGGCGCCACCGCCAAGCAGCTCGCCCGCTCCGCCGGACTGCCCCTCGGCACCACCTACCACCTGCTGCGCACCCTCGCCCACGAGGGCTACCTGCGGCGCGAGGACGGCCGGTTCTACTACGGCGACTCGGTCGGCGGGATCAGCCGCGCCGACACCCGGCAGTCCGAACGCGTCCGCCTGCACGGGCGGATGGAGGAGCTGCGCGACGAACTCGGCGCCGCCGTCTACTACGCGGTCTACCAGGACGGCGAGGTGCGGCTGGTCGACGTGGTCTCCGGCACCGGGCAGCCGCAGGTCGAGGAGTGGGCGGACTTCCGCGCCACCGCGCACGCGCACGCCATCGGGCTCTGCCTGCTCTCCCAACTCGGCGCCGAGGAACGGCTCGACCACCTCTCCCGGTACCGCCCCGCCGCCCTCACCCCCTCCACCTCCGGCGACGTCCGCACCGTGCTGCGCCGGCTGGAGCGGGTCCGGCCGACCATGCCGGTGCTGGAGCGCCAGGAGTACGCGCTCGGCACGGTCTGCGCGGCCGTGCCGATCACCGTCGGCTCGGTGGTCGCCACCATGGCCATCTCGCTCCCGCTGGAGCAGGGCGACCGGCTCGGCCCCGCCGCGGCCCGGCTGCGCTGCCTGGTCGGCGCGATGTTCCCGGCGTTCGTCCGGGGCGGCGGGGGCGGGGCGGTGGGGTGA
- a CDS encoding cytochrome P450, with the protein MTPARRADRAVYLRSHPLLFALLAATRHRPVLRLGRTVLVHHPDAYREVLTRVPLDRTAEHTTGGTAARLTGGSLLFDQQGAEHRAARRELAALLGPAGAAALEPGWQRILDRHLAGLTAPVDLVPAVRELAGATAAALTGSDADPVRLARAAERAAAATARAHLPALLPRPGGARRARAAAERLRLLLPDPRDAMLAVAAVNTTLAALPRAAAWCAREQLWDRAREDAPALAAELLRRTAASPVLPRAAAADATVLGHRIRRGDRLLLVARHAAEAHRDAPAHPHAVRAPFGFGPHTCPGAGLARAQLALLLGTLAPYAPRVLRTAPHPGSALPSYRSCVLAAPAAETRAPVRPEPGRPEEPPCPR; encoded by the coding sequence TTGACCCCAGCCCGCCGCGCCGACCGCGCGGTGTACCTGCGCAGCCACCCGCTGCTGTTCGCCCTGCTCGCCGCGACCCGGCACCGGCCGGTGCTCCGGCTCGGCCGCACCGTGCTGGTGCACCACCCGGACGCCTACCGCGAGGTGCTCACCCGGGTGCCGCTCGACCGGACGGCCGAGCACACCACCGGCGGCACCGCCGCCCGGCTCACCGGCGGCAGCCTGCTCTTCGACCAGCAGGGAGCCGAACACCGAGCCGCCCGGAGGGAGTTGGCCGCCCTGCTGGGCCCGGCGGGGGCGGCCGCGCTGGAACCGGGCTGGCAGCGGATCCTGGACCGGCACCTGGCCGGCCTCACCGCGCCGGTCGACCTGGTCCCCGCCGTCCGCGAACTGGCCGGGGCGACGGCCGCCGCGCTCACCGGCAGCGACGCCGACCCGGTCCGCCTCGCCCGCGCCGCCGAACGCGCCGCGGCCGCCACCGCCCGCGCGCACCTGCCCGCCCTGCTGCCCCGTCCGGGCGGCGCCCGCCGGGCCCGGGCGGCCGCCGAGCGGCTCCGGCTGCTGCTGCCCGACCCGCGCGACGCGATGCTCGCCGTCGCCGCCGTCAACACCACCCTCGCCGCGCTGCCCCGGGCCGCCGCCTGGTGCGCCCGCGAGCAGCTCTGGGACCGCGCCCGCGAGGACGCCCCGGCGCTGGCCGCCGAGCTGCTCCGCCGCACCGCCGCCTCCCCGGTCCTGCCCCGGGCCGCGGCCGCCGACGCCACCGTCCTCGGCCACCGGATCCGCCGCGGCGACCGCCTCCTGCTGGTCGCCCGGCACGCCGCCGAGGCCCACCGCGACGCCCCCGCCCACCCCCACGCCGTCCGGGCCCCGTTCGGCTTCGGCCCGCACACCTGCCCGGGCGCCGGCCTGGCCCGCGCCCAACTCGCCCTGCTGCTCGGCACCCTGGCCCCGTACGCCCCCCGGGTCCTGCGCACCGCCCCGCACCCCGGCAGCGCCCTCCCCTCCTACCGCAGCTGCGTCCTCGCGGCGCCCGCGGCGGAGACCCGAGCCCCCGTCCGCCCGGAACCCGGCCGCCCGGAGGAGCCCCCGTGCCCCCGCTGA
- a CDS encoding SsgA family sporulation/cell division regulator: MHNTVRARMAMHLVVSSELSFRIAVDLDYDGDDPFAVRLTFHLPGDEPVGWVFARELLVDGTGRPTGEGDVHVHPADEDLGETCVVLRSPAGDALLRAATAPLLAFLARTDRLVPMGQELSGGELDEELASILSTTGHENAG; this comes from the coding sequence ATGCACAACACGGTCCGAGCCCGGATGGCGATGCACCTCGTGGTGTCGAGCGAGCTCTCCTTCCGCATCGCGGTCGACCTGGACTACGACGGCGACGACCCGTTCGCCGTCCGCCTCACCTTCCACCTGCCCGGCGACGAGCCGGTCGGCTGGGTCTTCGCCCGGGAGCTGCTGGTGGACGGGACCGGCCGGCCCACCGGGGAGGGCGACGTGCACGTCCACCCGGCGGACGAGGACCTCGGCGAGACCTGCGTCGTGCTGCGCTCCCCCGCCGGCGACGCCCTGCTGCGGGCGGCCACCGCGCCGCTGCTGGCCTTCCTGGCCCGCACCGACCGGCTGGTGCCGATGGGCCAGGAGCTGTCCGGCGGGGAGCTGGACGAGGAACTGGCCTCGATCCTCTCCACCACCGGGCACGAGAACGCGGGCTGA
- a CDS encoding NAD-dependent epimerase/dehydratase family protein produces the protein MPPLTLALTGATGFCGGHLAALATARGHRVLALGRRPARHGVHVPWDAAADAPAPPELRAADLVVHCAAAVGDHPPGSPAERHQHTVNVRATERLLAAAAGTPFVFVSSASVYDPRPDRSLVGEQHPTAAGHLNAYGRTKARADALALAAGAVVLRPRAVYGPGDPHLVPRLLASVRYGVLALPGGDVELSLTAVENLAEACLAAVGWPPGAYNVADRAPYRRDAALRRVLAAHGRRARLLHVPPGLAALAVGRRPQLTRYALDQLAHRVVLDTRKSRSRGFTPGRDLDDYLAALGSRGA, from the coding sequence GTGCCCCCGCTGACCCTCGCCCTGACCGGCGCCACCGGCTTCTGCGGCGGACACCTCGCCGCCCTCGCCACCGCCCGCGGCCACCGGGTGCTCGCGCTCGGCCGCCGCCCCGCCCGGCACGGCGTGCACGTGCCGTGGGACGCCGCCGCCGACGCCCCCGCCCCGCCCGAACTGCGCGCGGCGGACCTCGTGGTGCACTGCGCCGCGGCCGTCGGCGACCACCCGCCGGGCTCCCCCGCCGAACGGCACCAGCACACCGTCAACGTACGGGCCACCGAACGCCTGCTGGCGGCCGCCGCCGGCACGCCCTTCGTGTTCGTGAGCAGCGCCAGCGTCTACGACCCCCGCCCGGACCGGTCCCTGGTCGGCGAGCAGCACCCCACCGCCGCAGGGCACTTGAACGCCTACGGCCGGACGAAGGCCCGCGCGGACGCCCTCGCGCTCGCCGCCGGCGCCGTCGTGCTGCGCCCGCGCGCGGTGTACGGACCGGGGGACCCGCACCTGGTGCCGCGGCTGCTGGCGTCGGTCCGGTACGGGGTGCTGGCGCTGCCGGGCGGGGACGTCGAGCTGAGCCTGACCGCGGTGGAGAACCTGGCCGAGGCGTGCCTGGCGGCGGTGGGCTGGCCGCCGGGCGCGTACAACGTCGCCGACCGGGCCCCGTACCGGCGGGACGCGGCGCTGCGCCGGGTGCTGGCGGCGCACGGCCGCCGGGCCCGGCTGCTGCACGTGCCGCCCGGGCTGGCGGCGCTCGCGGTCGGCCGGCGCCCGCAGCTGACCCGGTACGCGCTGGACCAGCTCGCGCACCGGGTGGTGCTGGACACGCGGAAGTCCCGGTCCCGGGGCTTCACCCCGGGCCGGGACCTCGACGACTACCTCGCTGCCCTCGGCAGCCGTGGTGCCTAG
- a CDS encoding globin domain-containing protein: MSTRQLVLGSRPSKDGVGRGTAAGPVLPGAGSAAATPSSAPDAPDAQDAPADGPSTAPEQPEPAPGPGPVPAAAAFPAVSPSALPFPVGPVAPVVPVGAAGLVPVPAVPAKPTWAPTVPATAAPVPSAPPPRQAPALNRVGPDDRWSRAWGVPAAVEPPPALEPAGAAGPVPEPPGAEDLVLVRAALAAVAADADRAMAHFHALVFLRHPELRAMFPAAMDEQRTRLFRALRLCASRAGDPVALREYLGPLGRRHRKYGALPRHYASVADCLVAALARYGGSGWDGRTEAAWRRLLALVVRLMAEGADEEARSTPPWWQAEVVEHRQATRDVAVLTLRPDQAYPFRAGQWAAVETPWWPRVWRPYSFGSAPRADGLLTLHVKAVQAGWVSNALVHRARPGDVLRLGAAEGAMTVDHAAGEDLLCLGGGTGIGPVAALVEEVAERGAAGRRVEVFYGVRRAAELYRLEELRELASRHSWLTVRPVVSESAGAPAGALVGDLPEAVARYAPWHGFAAYLSGPAAMVRAGAAVLRRCGVPEGSVRHDLAARAD; this comes from the coding sequence TTGAGCACTCGTCAGCTCGTCCTGGGGAGCCGGCCGTCGAAGGACGGGGTCGGCCGGGGCACCGCGGCCGGCCCCGTGCTGCCCGGTGCCGGGTCCGCTGCCGCCACCCCGTCGTCCGCCCCGGACGCCCCGGACGCCCAGGACGCCCCGGCGGACGGACCCTCGACCGCCCCGGAGCAGCCGGAGCCGGCCCCGGGGCCCGGGCCCGTCCCGGCCGCGGCGGCGTTCCCGGCCGTCTCGCCGTCCGCGCTCCCGTTCCCGGTGGGGCCGGTGGCACCGGTGGTGCCGGTGGGCGCGGCGGGGCTGGTGCCGGTGCCGGCCGTCCCGGCGAAGCCGACCTGGGCGCCGACGGTGCCCGCGACGGCTGCTCCGGTGCCGTCCGCGCCGCCGCCCCGGCAGGCCCCGGCGCTGAACCGGGTCGGCCCGGACGACCGGTGGAGCCGGGCCTGGGGGGTGCCGGCGGCCGTCGAGCCGCCGCCCGCGCTGGAGCCGGCCGGGGCGGCCGGGCCGGTGCCGGAGCCGCCGGGGGCCGAGGACCTGGTGCTGGTGCGGGCCGCCCTGGCCGCGGTGGCGGCGGACGCGGACCGGGCGATGGCGCACTTCCACGCGCTGGTGTTCCTGCGCCACCCGGAACTGCGAGCGATGTTCCCGGCGGCGATGGACGAGCAGCGCACCCGGCTGTTCCGGGCGCTGCGGCTGTGCGCGTCCCGGGCGGGCGACCCGGTGGCGCTGCGGGAGTACCTGGGCCCGCTGGGGCGGCGGCACCGCAAGTACGGGGCGCTGCCCCGGCACTACGCCTCGGTGGCGGACTGCCTGGTGGCGGCGCTGGCCCGGTACGGCGGCAGCGGCTGGGACGGGCGGACCGAGGCGGCCTGGCGGCGGCTGCTGGCGCTGGTGGTCCGGCTGATGGCGGAGGGCGCGGACGAGGAGGCCCGTTCGACCCCGCCGTGGTGGCAGGCCGAGGTGGTGGAGCACCGCCAGGCCACCCGGGACGTCGCGGTGCTGACGCTCCGTCCGGACCAGGCGTACCCGTTCCGGGCCGGGCAGTGGGCGGCGGTGGAGACGCCGTGGTGGCCGCGGGTGTGGCGGCCGTACTCGTTCGGTTCGGCGCCGCGGGCGGACGGGCTGCTGACGCTGCACGTGAAGGCGGTGCAGGCGGGCTGGGTGAGCAACGCGCTGGTGCACCGGGCGCGGCCGGGCGACGTGCTGCGGCTGGGGGCGGCGGAGGGCGCGATGACGGTGGACCACGCGGCGGGGGAGGACCTGCTCTGCCTGGGCGGCGGCACCGGGATCGGGCCGGTCGCGGCGCTGGTCGAGGAGGTCGCCGAGCGGGGGGCGGCCGGGCGGCGGGTGGAGGTGTTCTACGGGGTGCGGCGGGCCGCGGAGCTGTACCGGCTGGAGGAGCTGCGCGAACTGGCGTCCCGGCACTCCTGGTTGACGGTGCGTCCGGTGGTGTCGGAGTCGGCGGGCGCACCGGCCGGGGCGCTGGTCGGGGACCTGCCGGAGGCGGTGGCCCGGTACGCGCCCTGGCACGGCTTCGCGGCGTACCTGAGCGGCCCGGCGGCGATGGTGCGGGCCGGGGCGGCGGTGCTGCGGCGCTGCGGGGTGCCGGAGGGGAGCGTCCGGCACGACCTGGCGGCGCGGGCGGACTGA
- a CDS encoding cupin domain-containing protein yields the protein MKLFRLDELDAERAGSDGAYLRFLKQPTMSAGLYALSPGDTDPQTPHAQDEIYLVVSGRAELTVGRETATVGRGSVVFVPAGTEHRFHHITEELRVLVVFSPPED from the coding sequence ATGAAACTGTTCCGGCTGGACGAACTCGACGCCGAGCGCGCCGGGAGCGACGGCGCGTACCTGCGCTTCCTGAAGCAGCCGACGATGTCCGCCGGCCTGTACGCGCTCTCCCCCGGCGACACCGACCCGCAGACCCCGCACGCCCAGGACGAGATCTACCTGGTGGTCAGCGGCCGGGCCGAGCTCACCGTCGGACGGGAGACCGCCACGGTCGGGCGCGGCAGCGTGGTGTTCGTCCCCGCCGGGACGGAGCACCGCTTCCACCACATCACCGAGGAACTGCGGGTGCTGGTGGTCTTCTCCCCGCCGGAGGACTGA
- a CDS encoding dihydrolipoamide acetyltransferase family protein, whose product MAVAVVREFTLPDLGEGLTGAEVVRWMVEVGEVIAVDQPVVEVETAKAVVEVPCPYGGVVTARYGEVGQEVPVGAPLVTVAVAPGPGDSGGGGEPAVERPLVGYGVAEARRAGRRRVLPGGAPAAPAVPAAAPAPAPAAPVAPAPAVVAVISPLVRRIAREHGLDLAAVAGSGPDGLVTRRDVERAIEATAAPEAVVVPRGTGPDEELVPLRGLRRAVAEKLTRSHREIPAATCWVDADATELMALRAQLNQVPGPKVSVLALLARICLAGLERFPELNASVEGEAVRRHRAVHLGFAAQGPRGLLVPVVRDARQFGTERLSAELARLTEGARSGSLGPAELTGGTFTLNNYGVFGVDGSTPLLNHPEAAMLGVGRITPKPWVHEGELAVRQVTQLSFTFDHRVCDGGTAGGFLRFVADCVERPGTLLRAL is encoded by the coding sequence TGCGCTGGATGGTCGAGGTCGGCGAGGTGATCGCCGTCGACCAGCCGGTGGTGGAGGTGGAGACCGCCAAGGCGGTGGTCGAGGTGCCCTGCCCGTACGGCGGGGTGGTGACCGCGCGGTACGGCGAGGTCGGGCAGGAGGTGCCGGTCGGCGCCCCGCTGGTGACCGTCGCGGTGGCGCCCGGGCCCGGGGACTCCGGGGGCGGCGGCGAGCCCGCGGTGGAGCGGCCGCTGGTCGGGTACGGCGTCGCCGAGGCCCGGCGGGCCGGACGGCGGCGGGTGCTGCCCGGGGGCGCTCCGGCGGCCCCGGCCGTCCCCGCCGCGGCCCCGGCTCCGGCTCCGGCCGCCCCGGTGGCTCCGGCTCCGGCCGTGGTGGCGGTGATCTCGCCGCTGGTGCGCCGGATCGCCCGGGAGCACGGGCTGGACCTGGCCGCGGTGGCCGGCAGCGGCCCGGACGGGCTGGTCACCCGACGGGACGTGGAGCGGGCGATCGAGGCAACCGCGGCCCCCGAGGCGGTCGTTGTTCCACGTGGAACCGGACCGGACGAGGAACTGGTGCCGCTGCGCGGGCTGCGCCGGGCGGTGGCCGAGAAGCTCACCCGCAGCCACCGGGAGATCCCGGCCGCGACCTGCTGGGTGGACGCGGACGCCACCGAACTGATGGCGCTGCGCGCCCAGTTGAACCAGGTGCCGGGCCCGAAGGTGAGCGTGCTGGCGCTGCTGGCCCGGATCTGCCTGGCCGGGCTGGAGCGCTTCCCCGAGCTGAACGCGAGCGTCGAGGGCGAGGCGGTGCGCCGGCACCGCGCCGTGCACCTGGGCTTCGCGGCGCAGGGCCCGCGCGGCCTGCTGGTGCCGGTGGTCCGGGACGCCCGGCAGTTCGGCACCGAGCGGCTCTCGGCGGAGCTGGCCCGGCTGACCGAGGGGGCCCGGTCGGGCAGCCTGGGCCCGGCGGAGCTGACGGGCGGGACGTTCACGCTGAACAACTACGGCGTGTTCGGGGTGGACGGCTCGACGCCGCTGCTCAACCACCCGGAGGCGGCGATGCTCGGGGTGGGCCGGATCACCCCCAAACCCTGGGTGCACGAGGGGGAGTTGGCGGTCCGCCAGGTCACCCAGCTGTCCTTCACCTTCGACCACCGGGTCTGCGACGGCGGCACGGCGGGCGGATTCCTGCGGTTCGTCGCGGACTGCGTGGAGCGCCCGGGGACGCTGCTGCGGGCGCTGTAG
- a CDS encoding NUDIX domain-containing protein, with protein MSGPVRPVVKRTARAILLEVDPDDPHAPASLVLIRRVRPGSPHPYWITPGGGVEPTDPTVVAALHREVDEELGGKVTDVVPAFVDTVAHSHHEDGTPAHPHGVKVQHFFVCRLAALDESRRHGPEVEQPNGEYAIVRVPFTREGVTSVNVVPPSLRAYLAANIEGVRALLAPDLG; from the coding sequence ATGTCGGGCCCGGTCCGTCCTGTCGTCAAACGCACCGCCCGCGCGATCCTGCTGGAGGTCGACCCGGACGACCCGCACGCGCCCGCCTCGCTGGTGCTGATCCGCCGGGTCCGCCCCGGCTCCCCGCACCCGTACTGGATCACCCCCGGCGGCGGCGTCGAGCCCACCGACCCGACGGTGGTCGCCGCCCTGCACCGCGAGGTGGACGAGGAGTTGGGCGGCAAGGTCACCGACGTGGTGCCCGCCTTCGTCGACACCGTCGCGCACTCCCACCACGAGGACGGCACCCCCGCGCACCCGCACGGCGTCAAGGTGCAGCACTTCTTCGTCTGCCGGCTCGCCGCGCTGGACGAGTCCCGCCGGCACGGCCCCGAGGTCGAGCAGCCCAACGGCGAGTACGCGATCGTCCGGGTCCCCTTCACCCGCGAGGGCGTCACCTCGGTCAACGTCGTCCCTCCCAGCCTGCGCGCCTACCTCGCCGCCAACATCGAGGGCGTCCGCGCCCTGCTCGCCCCCGACCTGGGCTGA